A portion of the Lolium rigidum isolate FL_2022 chromosome 1, APGP_CSIRO_Lrig_0.1, whole genome shotgun sequence genome contains these proteins:
- the LOC124684536 gene encoding F-box protein SKIP19-like yields the protein MADAPASPAAAGGSHVSGSPTAGGVRERERFLPVCDISRIMRKAIPPNGKIDKDAKEAVQELVAAFIALITSEASDKCQREKRVAMTGDDLLWAMATLGFENYIEPLKLYLHKYREMPLFDEGMEMEQCEQLEVVPPPHCSAEGITEMGHEKAKEGLLNVDPKPSNITIHQSFPEPVTVLLPCKMLPCTMEVEPKALLESDLRDWSELPLDALSAIFMKLGTIEILMGAGLVCHSWLVTAKSPELWRFVDMTRHKVVFSKAENIMRKMAKVAIDRSDGRMESFWAQKFVSSELLDYIANRCNSLKSIRVIASGYFWDDAVTRLASKCPMLEEIEYSYQKQSWYFFKMLGAVRPELKRLRINMPWFDSDAMEREMRMEQQHDEDEEEEEEEEPYEAWEARHNQEAFAIAENLHELQLLQMTGYGLTKKGVYAILEGCPHLECLDLTDCGHLEVDDELLARCAKIRHVWLPRRWPRVHCPDLRTIGENEGEVIEPSDLYEMEARSLRDEGAMEDDSYGDNYWDDYSLPSSPDCPAAPDLRNVTCDDTRYYTYIHDYYSL from the exons ATGGCCGACGCGCCGGCGAGCCCCGCGGCCGCCGGTGGGAGCCACGTTAGCGGCAGCCCCACGGCCGGTGGCGTCAGGGAGCGGGAACGGTTCCTGCCGGTC TGCGACATCAGCCGCATCATGAGGAAGGCCATCCCGCCCAACGGGAAGATCGACAAGGATGCCAAGGAGGCGGTGCAGGAACTCGTCGCCGCGTTCATCGCCCTCATCACCAGCGA GGCGAGCGACAAATGCCAAAGGGAGAAGCGGGTGGCCATGACCGGCGACGACCTGCTGTGGGCGATGGCGACATTGGGGTTTGAGAACTACATCGAGCCCCTCAAGCTCTACCTCCACAAGTACAGAGAG ATGCCACTATTTGACGAGGGAATGGAAATGGAACAGTGTGAGCAACTGGAGGTTGTGCCGCCACCACACTGCTCTGCCGAGGGAATCACCGAGATGGGTCATGAAAAGGCGAAAGAGGGGCTTTTAAATGTTGATCCTAAACCCTCCAACATCACTATCCATCAGAGTTTCCCTGAACCGGTGACTGTGCTGCTGCCCTGCAAG ATGCTACCTTGCACAATGGAGGTAGAGCCAAAAGCCTTGCTTGAGTCTGATCTTAGGGATTGGTCTGAGCTCCCACTCGATGCGCTTTCTGCAATCTTCATGAAGCTTGGGACAATTGAAATCCTGATGGGTGCGGGACTTGTGTGCCACTCATGGTTGGTGACGGCCAAGTCCCCTGAGTTGTGGCGTTTCGTTGACATGACACGCCACAAGGTGGTTTTCTCAAAGGCGGAAAACATCATGCGCAAAATGGCAAAGGTGGCTATAGATCGCTCTGATGGACGGATGGAGTCATTCTGGGCTCAGAAGTTCGTCAGTAGCGAACTCCTTGATTACATTGCGAACAG ATGCAACTCATTGAAGAGCATTCGGGTCATCGCCTCCGGATACTTTTGGGATGATGCAGTAACTAGGCTTGCATCTAAATGTCCAATGCTAGAAGAGATAGAGTACTCGTATCAGAAGCAGTCGTGGTATTTTTTCAAGATGCTCGGCGCAGTACGCCCAGAGCTGAAACGTCTAAGGATCAATATGCCTTGGTTCGACTCGGATGCGATGGAGCGTGAGATGAGGATGGAGCAGCAGCATGACgaagacgaggaagaggaagaagaagaggagccgTATGAGGCCTGGGAGGCGAGACACAATCAGGAGGCCTTCGCCATAGCAGAAAACTTGCACGAGCTGCAGCTCCTTCAGATGACCGGTTACGGCCTGACAAAAAAAGGGGTCTACGCCATCCTTGAAGGCTGCCCCCACCTTGAGTGTCTCGACCTTACTGATTGCGGCCATCTCGAAGTTGACGATGAGCTCCTAGCTCGCTGTGCCAAGATCAGGCATGTTTGGCTGCCACGACGCTGGCCTCGTGTTCACTGTCCAGATCTACGTACCATTGGGGAGAACGAAGGCGAAGTGATCGAACCTTCTGATCTCTATGAAATGGAGGCTCGTTCactgcgtgacgaaggagcaatgGAGGATGATAGCTACGGGGACAACTACTGGGACGACTATTCGCTCCCCTCATCCCCTGACTGCCCCGCCGCCCCTGACTTGCGCAATGTGACCTGCGATGACACCAGATACTACACTTACATCCATGACTACTACTCTCTGTGA
- the LOC124684537 gene encoding G-type lectin S-receptor-like serine/threonine-protein kinase At2g19130 produces MPPHYIQLGLFLLVSLHNTASRCCGATANDVHTLTAGQAVDKLVSRNGKFALGFFTSGSSTTTSKSSSADNTTTAPNWYLGIWFNKIPDFTPVWIANRDEPITHPADLKLQISRDGNLVVLDHIGAAGTPLWSTEIINAASKNSSNNTVAVAVLSNNGNLVIRHASDPSQQVWWQSFDYPTDVFLPGSKLGRNKVTGLNRVFISKKNRINPGSGSYCVGVDSRFNQGIILSHCSSSVVYWASGTFSHQNVDPSDTGLTSYNQVDNNQEQYYIYSTPNDESLSIYTLIEISGQIKAHVWNESLQRWHQFYTQPMDPCSVQAACGPFTICTNNNANLLCDCMKGFSVKSPAEWDLDDTTGGCMRNNPLDCTTDKFLPVPGVTLAYNPLHMEVMPDASGCAQACANDCSCTAYSYSTSTGCSIWRAELLNTVASTTAGEILYLRVAAKDYLDILRENKRSVGVVTAASIAGSGTIMMLILVILFIIWRRKQEYGLPSSNTQDCVGIRTFRYSYLRYATKQFSERLGGGGFGSVYKGLLIDSAITIAVKRLDGARQGEKQFRAEVSSIGLIQHINLVKLIGFCCESDKRLLVYEHMSNGSLDVHLFNSKDIGLDWSTRYHIATGVARGLSYLHEGCRECIIHCDIKPENILLDASFVPKVADFGMATIVGRDFSRVLTTFRGTVGYLAPEWISGEAITQKVDVFSFGMVLLEIVSGRRNLPKAHTSDNYHTSYFPMQAITMLHGGDMNSLVDPLLCGEFNLEEAIRVCKVAFWCIQDSEFDRPTMGDVVRALEGLQELDMPPVPRQLSAITKC; encoded by the coding sequence ATGCCTCCACACTACATACAGTTGGGACTTTTCCTCCTTGTCTCCCTGCACAACACTGCTAGCAGATGCTGTGGTGCAACCGCAAATGACGTCCACACTCTCACGGCAGGCCAAGCGGTCGACAAGCTCGTCTCAAGGAATGGCAAATTCGCGCTCGGCTTCTTCACATCCGGATCCAGCACTACTACTAGTAAGTCCTCCTCTGCAGACAACACTACTACAGCACCCAACTGGTACCTAGGCATATGGTTCAACAAGATCCCGGATTTTACTCCAGTGTGGATTGCTAATCGTGACGAGCCAATCACTCACCCAGCTGACCTCAAGCTCCAAATTTCTAGAGATGGCAACCTTGTCGTCCTAGATCACATTGGGGCAGCTGGAACACCACTTTGGTCCACTGAAATTATCAATGCTGCATCCAAAAACAGCAGCAACAACACCGTTGCTGTTGCTGTgctcagcaacaatgggaacCTGGTCATACGCCATGCCTCAGACCCATCTCAGCAGGTGTGGTGGCAGAGCTTTGACTACCCAACTGATGTCTTTCTCCCTGGATCCAAGCTTGGTAGGAACAAGGTCACTGGTTTGAATCGGGTATTCATCTCAAAGAAGAACCGCATCAACCCGGGCAGCGGGTCATACTGTGTTGGGGTAGACTCCAGATTTAATCAGGGGATCATCCTTAGCCACTGCTCCTCATCCGTAGTGTATTGGGCATCCGGGACATTCTCTCACCAAAATGTAGATCCCAGCGATACCGGCTTGACCAGCTACAACCAAGTTGATAACAATCAAGAGCAATACTACATATATTCCACACCGAATGATGAATCACTTTCTATATACACTTTGATAGAGATTTCTGGTCAGATAAAGGCTCATGTTTGGAATGAAAGCCTACAGCGCTGGCACCAATTCTACACCCAACCCATGGACCCATGTAGTGTCCAAGCTGCTTGTGGACCTTTCACAATCTGCACCAACAACAACGCAAACCtgttgtgtgattgtatgaaggGATTCTCTGTCAAGTCACCTGCGGAATGGGATCTTGACGATACAACGGGAGGTTGTATGAGAAATAATCCACTAGATTGCACAACAGACAAATTCTTGCCCGTACCTGGTGTCACATTGGCCTATAACCCTTTACACATGGAAGTGATGCCTGATGCTAGTGGCTGTGCGCAAGCTTGTGCCAATGACTGCTCTTGCACTGCTTATTCCTATAGTACTAGCACAGGGTGCTCTATCTGGCGTGCAGAATTGCTCAATACTGTGGCTAGTACCACTGCTGGAGAGATTCTCTACCTTCGCGTTGCCGCCAAGGATTACTTGGATATCTTGAGAGAGAACAAAAGATCTGTTGGAGTAGTTACTGCTGCAAGCATTGCGGGTTCCGGGACAATAATGATGCTCATACTTGTAATATTGTTCATTATTTGGAGGAGAAAACAGGAGTATGGTTTGCCATCAAGTAACACCCAAGATTGTGTTGGGATTAGAACCTTCAGATATAGTTATTTACGTTATGCTACAAAACAATTCTCTGAAAGACTAGGAGGGGGTGGATTTGGTTCTGTATACAAAGGGCTTCTAATTGACTCGGCCATCACTATAGCAGTCAAAAGATTGGATGGGGCACGTCAGGGAGAGAAGCAATTCAGGGCTGAGGTGAGTTCCATAGGTTTGATCCAGCATATCAACCTGGTAAAATTAATTGGTTTCTGTTGTGAAAGTGACAAGAGGTTACTAGTGTATGAGCACATGTCCAATGGCTCTCTTGATGTTCATCTGTTTAACAGTAAAGATATTGGTCTAGATTGGAGCACAAGGTACCATATTGCCACAGGAGTTGCAAGAGGATTGTCCTACTTGCATGAGGGTTGCCGTGAATGCATCATACACTGTGATATTAAGCCAGAGAATATACTTCTGGATGCATCATTTGTTCCTAAAGTTGCAGATTTTGGGATGGCAACAATTGTAGGAAGGGATTTTAGCCGTGTTCTGACCACATTTAGAGGAACTGTAGGCTATCTTGCCCCAGAATGGATAAGTGGAGAAGCTATTACTCAAAAAGTCGATGTCTTTAGCTTTGGAATGGTACTACTAGAAATTGTATCAGGAAGGAGAAATTTACCTAAAGCACACACTTCTGACAATTATCACACTTCTTATTTCCCTATGCAAGCCATCACCATGCTTCATGGCGGAGATATGAATAGTTTGGTAGATCCACTACTATGTGGTGAGTTTAACTTGGAAGAGGCTATAAGAGTATGCAAGGTTGCGTTTTGGTGTATACAAGACAGTGAGTTTGATCGTCCCACAATGGGTGATGTGGTTCGGGCGCTTGAGGGTCTACAGGAGCTTGATATGCCCCCGGTGCCAAGACAACTTTCAGCTATCACAAAATGCTAG
- the LOC124664534 gene encoding solanesyl-diphosphate synthase 1, mitochondrial-like — MRLFRRLILAGLLRSTSTTSAVSPKPVNVCNGERFLSSSCYCDSTRHQTSGGAGSTAKEMLDPFALIKDEVSEITYRLRSMVVSEVPELTSAAGYFFRAGAEGKRTCPTVLLLMASALRTDTPESIIGSKNELCARHMRVAEITEMIHVASLIHDDVLDVADTRRGMDSLNSAVGNKLAVLAGDFLLFRAFSAAGSLDNTEVVSLLATALNNLVTGELMQMTITPAQRCRMDYYLQKTYYKTAALISNSCKAVAVLAGQTAEVAGLAYQYGRHLGIAYQLIDDILDFTGTSASLGKGSLSDIHQGIVTAPVLFAMEEFPELHAIVERGFDDPSDVATVSIKTPFFSFLVI; from the exons ATGAGGCTGTTTAGACGCCTTATTCTCGCCGGTCTCCTTCGCTCAACCTCCACCACTTCCGCCGTTTCCCCAAAGCCAGTG AATGTCTGTAACGGAGAAAGATTTCTCTCAAGTTCGTGTTATTGTGACAGCACTAGACATCAGACTTCTGGAGGAGCAGGCTCAACTGCTAAG GAGATGCTAGATCCCTTTGCTCTGATTAAGGACGAAGTCTCTGAAATCACGTATAGATTGCGTTCAATGGTGGTATCTGAG GTACCTGAATTGACATCAGCAGCTGGATACTTCTTCAGAGCTGGAGCTGAAGGGAAAAGAACATGTCCTACT GTTCTACTATTGATGGCCTCAGCTCTAAGAACAGACACTCCTGAATCTATTATTGGTTCAAAGAACGAGCTTTGTGCAAGACACATGCGGGTTGCTGAGATAACAGAAATGATCCAT GTAGCAAGCCTTATCCATGATGATGTTCTGGATGTTGCTGATACTAGACGAGGTATGGACTCCCTGAACTCTGCAGTGGGAAACAAG CTTGCGGTGTTGGCTGGTGATTTTCTACTTTTCAGGGCATTTTCTGCTGCCGGGTCTCTTGACAATACGGAG GTTGTATCGTTACTAGCAACAGCTCTAAATAACCTTGTGACTGGTGAGCTCATGCAGATGACCATAACTCCAGCACAACGCTGCAG AATGGATTACTATTTGCAGAAGACATACTACAAGACAGCGGCGTTGATTTCAAATAGCTGCAAAGCCGTTGCGGTTCTTGCTGGCCAAACAGCAGAGGTTGCGGGTCTTGCATATCAGTATGGCAGGCACTTG GGTATAGCATATCAGCTGATTGATGACATCCTTGATTTCACGGGCACATCCGCGTCACTAGGCAAAGGCTCATTGTCTGATATCCATCAA GGAATCGTGACAGCTCCTGTACTGTTTGCAATGGAAGAGTTCCCCGAACTGCATGCAATTGTAGAGCGTGGATTTGATGACCCTTCAGACGTCGCTACTGTCAGTATCAAaactccttttttttcctttttagtaATATGA